From the Deinococcus sonorensis KR-87 genome, the window GAAGCTGCACCTCCAGGGCAGTTTCCGGACCGGAGGACGCAGCGGGCAGGGAGGACATGCTTCAAGATACGCTGCCCCCTCGCAGGTTCGCGGTGAAGCAGGCAACGCAATGTCACCAGGATGCTGGATGGAGGACGCGTGAGGAGACCCGGCTCGAGAGGATGACTCGGTGCCGAACCCGGTTCAGCAGCTGCGGGCCGGGGACGTCCAGGACCGCAAGCCAGCCTGGAGGCCTGCGCCCGGTACAGCTGCCGACGAGGCTCGCTTGACACCCCAAGAACATGTAGTCATACTGATTACAAGCGGAAGGGAGGCCGCACCCGTGAGAAGCCAATACGCCGTCGCCATCCACATCCTGTCCATGATCGCGCTGAATCCCCAACGAACCTTCAGTTCGGAGGACCTCGCGAGCAGTGTGGGCACGCATGCGGTCGTGATCCGCAGCATTGTCAAGCTGCTGCGCGCCGCCGGCCTGGTGGAGACGCACCAGGGCGTCGCTGGCATCCACCTCACGCACAAGCCGGAAGAGCTCACGCTGCTCCAGGTGTACCGCGCGGTCGATGCGCCGGAATCGGTGTTCAGGCTGCACGAGCGGCCCAACCCCCAGTGCTCGGTCGGTGGGAACATTCTGGACACGTTGGGATCCGTCTTCGGCGGGGCGCAAGAGGTGTTGGATGATTACCTGGCGAAGGTCACCCTTGCAGACGTGATGTCGGATCTCGCTCGACGTATCGGCTGATTTTTTTTACGTAACATGTAGTTATATCGGTTACATGTTCTCCGTCTGTAGTCGTACCCGCTGGATGATCCGGTCTGCCGTCCAGCCGAAGTGAACGAGACCCCGTTACTGAACGGTCCCCTCGCCGTCCCCCAGGTCAACATCGATGACCTCACCCCTGACGGACTGAGGCGACGCCCATCACCGGTGGCCCCCCATCCAGGAGCACGGACCACCCGTGCTTCCAGGTGCGGCCATCCCCACCCCCAGCAGGAACAACAGGAGACACACGATGAATATTGACCTCACGGGCCGGAAGGCCATCGTCACGGGATCAACCGCCGGCATCGGCCGGGCCACCGCCGAAGGGCTGGCACGGGCTGGCGCGTCCGTCGTCATCAACGGGCGCAGCGCCGAACGGGTCAACGCGGTGGTGCAAGAGATGCAGCTGGCCTTTCCCGGACGTGACATCAGCGGCGTGGTCGCCAACCTCACGACCGCCGAGGGCGCTGAAGCGCTCTTCGCGCAGGCGCCAGACGCGGACATCCTCGTCAACAACGTGGGCAACGCGTACATGCGGGACTACCAGGGCATCGAGGACATCGCCAGGATTCCTGACGAGGACTGGCTCAGCCTGTTTCAGCTCAACGTGATGAGCGGCGTGCGCGCCTCCCGCCACTACCTGCCGCGGATGGTCGCCCGAGGCTGGGGCCGGGTGGTGTTCGTCAGCAGCGAATCCGCGGTCAATATTCCCAAGGAGCTGCTCGACTATGGCGTGACCAAGACCGCGCAGCTAGCCGTTTCACGGGGCCTCGCCGAGGCGGTGGCGGGCAGCGGGGTCACCGTCAACGCGGTGCTGCCCGGCCCGACGAGGTCCGAGGCGCTGGGCAGCTTGATGGCGCAGCAGGCCGAAGCGCAGGGGACCACGCAGGAGGAAGCCGAGCAGGCCTTCCTCAAGGCGCTTCGCCCGACCAGCCTGATTCAGCGGTTCGCGACGCCAGACGAGATCGCCAACATGATCGTGTACGTCAGTTCGGACCAGGCCTCGGCCACCACCGGCGCGGCGCTCCGCGTGGACGGCGGCGTCGTGCGCTACGTCGCCTGATCGAGCGCCATGCCCCCGCTGCAGGCCCTGCACCTCAGAGCGGCACCTGTGCTCTCAACTCGGTGACGTGGGGGCGGCGTCCTGCCGCCCCTTTCCCCAGCGGACACGTCGCGATTGTTCCGCGGTGGCCAGGACACCAGGGAGTCTGAAACGCATCCCAGACGGCATCCAGACCCCAACGTACAGCCTGATCCAGCTGCCGCCCGTCTTGGCCTAAGTCCTGAGGAGACGACCTCCTCGAACTGGGGTTCCCGTCCACCTGCGCGGGGTCGCGCTGAGGCGCAAGGGAACCACGAGGGCCTGCCGCCTGTCGGAAATCACGGTCTTGACCGCCCCTTCCCCATGAGTTTTGGCCGTGTCTGGACCGGGCCGGTGGCTTACAGTAGGGCATGACCATCAACACCGAAACCGACCTGCAGGGCATGCAGCGCGCAGGCCGGGTCGTGGCCGAGACGCTCCGCACCCTGAAAGCGGCCATCCGTCCGGGCGTGACGCCCGCCGAGCTCGATGCCCTCGCCGGAACGGTCTTCAAGCACCACGGAGCCCGGTCCGCACCGCGCATGACCTACGACGCCCCCGTCAATGTCTTCATCAGCGTGAACGACGACATCGTCCACGGGCTGCCCACCGCCCGGCCACTGGCGGCCGGCGACGTGGTGAGCATCGACGTCACGCCGTTCGTGGACGGGTACATCGCCGACGCCGCGGTGACGGTGGCGGTTCCCCCGGCCTCCCCGGTGGTGATGCGGTTGATCGAGTGCACCGAGGCGGCGTTCCAGGCGGGGATGACGGCGGCCACGGCCGGCCAGCCGGTCCATGCGATCGGCCGGGCCGTTGAGCAGGAGGTGCGGCGCCGCGGCTTCACGGTGCTGCGGGAACTCTTCGGGCACGGGGTCGGCCGGGCCATTCACGAGGAGCCGAACGTGCCGAACTACTTCCGGCCAGAGGACCGGAAGCGGCTGCACGAGGGCCTGGTGATCGCGGTCGAACCGATGGTCTCCACCGGGCGCTCACCTCGGGTGAGGACGCGGCGGGACGGCTGGACGCTGAGCACCACCGATGGGGGCCTGGCGGCCCATTTCGAGCATACCGTCATGATCACCAGGGAAAAACCGCTGATCCTGACGGCCTGAACGCTCAACGCCGAGGCAGACCCGTCAGGTGCCCCACGGCTGGAGCACTTCGGGGAGCGAGCCGGTGCCACTCGAGTGGCACCGGCTCGTCGTTCCTCCCGTTCACGTCCGTGACGTCACAGGCAGAACGCACCATGAACGGCCCTCGGCATCCACCCCAGGCGCGACCGAGTCCCTTTGTCTTTCGTGGCTGGGCAGGAGCCGGTGAGGACTGACTCAGTGGGTGGGGCCGGGTGGGGTGTGGACTCGGCTACGCCCCGGACCCTCCGCAGGGCGCACGTTCTTTCCTCGGTGTCCTCCGCAGACTGCCGAAAGGACACCCACAGGAGCGGTGCGTCCTTGTCAAAGGCGCTGCCGGTCAGCTTCACTCTGCTCTGAGTGTAATAGTTGCACCACTTACGTTCAGGGACTATTCTGCTCTGGAACCCCACACTCGCCGGCAGGAGCCTGTGCAGCTCCATCCGCAAGGAGAAGCCCCATGAACCTTCTGCTCACCTCTGCTGGAATCAAGAACCCGACGATCCACGACGCGCTGGTGGAGCTCCTGGGCAAGCCGATCCGGGACGCCAACGCCCTGTGTATCCCCACCGCGGGGTACGGACATCCCCAGACCAATCCCAGCCACGCCTGGCGCTTTATCAGTGGCCAGGAACCCCGGTGCCCGATGACCGAACTGGGATGGAACTCCGTGGGCGTCCTCGAGCTCACGGCGCTGCCCAGCATCGATCGGGCGCGCTGGGTGCCCTGGGTCCAGCAGACCGACGTCCTGCTGGTGAACGGCGGCGACGCCATGTACCTGCACCACTGGATACGAGAATCGGGGTTGGCGGAGCTCTTCCCGTCGCTGCGCGAGACCGTCTGGGTGGGCCTGAGCGCAGGGAGCATGGTGATGACGCCCCGCATCGGCGAGGACTTCGTGAATTGGACGCCGCCTAGCGGGAGCGATGAAACGCTGGGCCTGGTCGATTTCTCGATCTTCCCGCATCTGGACCACCCGGATCTGCCGTGGAACACCCTGCACAACGCAGAACGCTGGGCCGCCGGGCTCTCGGGGCCGGCGTACGCGATCGACGATGAGACGGCCATCAAAGTGACGGATGGGAAGGTCGAGGTGGTGTCCGAAGGCCACTGGAAACTCCTGCGGTCCTGATGCCTGGCGCTGCCGGGTGAGTGGGGCGGTTCGCCCTGTCCGCCGGTGATGCTGTTCCGAAGGCTGATGCCTTCACACGGCCGGGCGTCCTGCCCTCACACAGCGCACCGGTACCGTGATCGTCCGCCGGAGCCCGTCCCTTCAGCCCCGGCTCGCTTGACAGCACCGGGTGGGTCCGGCATGATGAACCAACACAAGGCAAACGTTGTCCCATCGTCTGAATGGGAAAGGATTGATGTCTCCGTCAAGGGGGTGAAATCAATGTCGCGGGCCCGGACGCCGGTCAAGCCGGCCACCATCAAGGACGTTGCGCGCGTGGCTGGGGTGTCGTTTTCTACCGTGTCGCGCGTCGTCAACAACTCGAAGCCGGTGGACGAACCCACCCGCCTGCGGGTGATGCAGGCGATCGAGGAACTGCGGTACGTGCCGAACACCCTCGCCCGCGGCCTTCAGACCCGGCAATCCCGCTGTCTGGGGGTGATGCTGCCGGAGATCGGCAGTTCCGGCGCCGCGCAGATCCTGGAGGGCGCCGAATCCTACGCCCGCGAGGCCGGCTACACCCTGCTGCTCATGACGACCGCGGCGGACACCTCACGGGAAATCGAATGCTTCTCGATCATGCGTCAGCAGCAGATCGACGGGGTGCTGTGGGCCGCCGCGACGTACACGGACGCGCACCGGGCGTGGCGCGAGCATCATGCCCTGCCGACCGTCGTGTTCGCGCAGAACTTCTCCAGCGACGGCCTGCCGAGCGTGCTGGTCGACAACTACCACGCGGCCTACGACGCGACCGACCACCTGATCGGCAACGGGCACCGCCGCATCGCGATGATCACCGGCGACCTGAACGACCGTGCCGTGGGCCTGGACCGCTTCCGCGGCTTTCAGGACGCCCTCGCGGCGCACGGCATCCGGCCTGACCCGGACCTGGTGGTGCACGGGGACGTCTCTCCGCACGGGCGGGACACCGCCTCCGAGGGCAGCGGCTATCAGGCGATGGCGCACCTGCTCCCGCACCGGCCTACGGCCGTGCTGGCCGCGTCGGACAACCTGGCGATCGGCGCGATGCAGTTCATCCTGGAGCAGGGGCTCTCGATTCCGGGAGACGTGTCCGTGATGGGCTTCGACGACCTGGACATCGCGGCTCACCCGATGCTGCGGCTCTCGACCGTGGCCTTCGACTTCTACGAGCTCGGCGTGCTCGCCGCCCGCACGCTGATCGACGCGCTGCAGGGAGCCGAGGTCCCGGCCGTGCAGTTGTACCCGTATCGTCTGGTTCTCCGCGACACCGTGCGCAGACTCTGAATTTTTTTCCCGCTTGGGCAAACGTTTGCCAAGGAAAGGACGGCGTATGCGCCCACCACCGGACCGCTGATACTCCCGCTCAGGCCCGCTGCCCCAGACCCCATCCACCCCCCGGAGGAAGTCGATGAACACCCCCAAGCGCACCCCGCGTCCCGCCCCCGCCGCCCCGCTGCTGACCCTGGCGCTGCTCCTGAGCGCCCCCGCCGCGTCGGCCGCCACCCCGCCCGGCGGCACCCTGACGGTCGCCATCAGCGCCGCCCCCGCCTCTCTCGACCCGTCCAGCGGCGAAGCGTCCAACGAGTACTACTACACGCCCGCGTACGACTCGCTGATCAAGTTCGACTACGACGCCAAGTACAAGCCGGGCCTCGCCACCGCCTGGAGTTGGGTGGGCAAGGACTTCAAGGTGCTGGACCTCACCCTGCGCCCCGGCGTGAAGTTCAGCGACGGGAGCACCTTTGACGCCAAGGCCGTCAAGAGCTGGCTCGACCTGCAGATGAAGAACAAGTCCCCGGTGGCTGTCAACCTGGGCACCAAATCCGTCCAGGTCACCGGGCCGCTCAAGGTGCGGCTGACCATGACCGACCCGAACCCGCTGGCGCTGCTGTTCCTGTCGCGCACCTGGCTGTCCGGCGTGATTCCCTGTCCCAAAGCCTCCGCCAACCCCGCCCTGCTGAAAGCCGCCACCTGCGGCACCGGCCCGTACGTCCTGGACGCCAAGCAGACCGTCACCGGCGACACCTACACCTACGTCCCCAACCCCAACTACTGGGATCCGGCCAAGGTGCAGTGGAACAAGCTGGTCCTGAAGGTCGTCACCAACCCGCAGGCCGCCCTGGACGCCGTCCGCGCCGGTCAGGCGCAGGTCGCCTGGCCCGCCCAGGCCTCCTTGATCCAATCGGCGGTCGGCGCCGGCCTCAAGAGCGCCGGCGTCCCGCAGAACATCCTCGGCCTCGACTTCCTCGACAAGAGCGGCAAGATCGTCCCGGCGCTCAAGGACGTCCGCGTCCGCCAGGCGCTGAACTACGCCCTCGACCGCAAAGCCCTCGCGACCGCACTCGGCGGCGGGCAGGGCGACCCGATCTCGACGCAGTTCCTGAAGGGCGCCGACGGCTACGACGCGTCCCTCGACAACGCCTACCCCTACGACGTCGCCAAAGCCAAGCAGCTGCTCACCGCCGCCGGCTACCCGCAGGGCTTCGAGCTGACGATCCTGTCCACGCCCATCGCCGGCCTCGACACCCTGGTGCAGGCGATCGTGGGGTACTGGCAGGCCATCGGCGTCAAGGCCAAGATCGACAACAAGACCCAGGGCTCCGACTTCTTCGCTGGCCTCACCTCCGGCAAGTACGCGGTGTCCGCCGCGGCGCTCGGCGCCACCAACCCCACCCTGCTCGCCTGGAACTGCTGCTTCCATCCCGGCGCCGTCTGGAACCCCGACAAGACGCCGGTCCCGCAGTTCGAGGCGCTGATCGACAAGCTGCGCGTCACCGACCCGTCCAAGGCCGCGCCGATCGCGAAGCAGATCAACAGCTTCATGACCAAGAACGCGTGGTTCGTGCCGGTCTACAGCGGCAAGCTCAACTACGTGTACGACCCGAAAAAGGTCACGCTGGCCACCCCGTCCGGCGCGCAGCCGGTCATCGACATCCTGGACGTCAGACCCGTCAAGTAAGCCTCCCCGGCGGCGTGCTCCACCGTGCTCAGCCGCGCGCCGCCCCACAAGGAGCACCCGATGCCGATCGATCCCTTCCTCGAACCCCTCCTGCCGCAGTTCACGGAGCAGCCGGAGATCACCGACCACCCAGCGTGGCGCGCCGAAGTCAACCGGCAGAGCGACCTGCTGTTTGACACCATGGGCGAGCCGGGCCCGGCCGTCCGCGAACGCCAGGCGTTCACACTTCCGGTGGACGGCGGCCACATCGAGGTGTACGTCTATCAGCCGTTCGAACCGGGGCCGCATCCCGCGCACCTGTTCCTGCACGGCGGCGGGTGGTCGCAGGGCACCATCCACGGCCGCTTCATCGACGCCGCCTGCCGCGAGCGCTGCATCGGCGCGCGCTGCGTGGTGGTGTCGGTGGAGTACCGCAAGGCACCCGAGCATCAGTACCCCACCGGCCTGAACGACGCCGCCGCGGCGCTGCACTGGCTGGTCGAGCACGCCGGGGCTCTGGGGGTGGACCCCAGCCGGATCACCGTCGGCGGGCAGTCGGCCGGCGCGAACCTCGCCGCCGCCCTCACGCTCAAGCTCCGCGACGAGGGCGGACCCGCTCTGACGTTCCAGCTGCTGGAAGTGCCGGCACTGGACCTGACGTTCCGTCAGCCGTCCTGCCACACGCTCGGAGAGGGGTACGGCCTGACGTTCCACACCCTGGAACTGTGCCGGCGCGACTACCTCACGGCCGAAGCCCTGGCGAGCGAGCCGTACGTCTCCCCGCTGCTGGCCGACGACCTGACCCGGCTGCCGGCCGCCCACATCATGATCGCTGAATACGACCCGCTGCGAGACGACGGCACCGCCTATGCTGAGCGCCTACGGCAAGCGGGCGTGCCGGTCACGCTCACGCTCGGGGAAGGCCACATCCACGGCTCGTCCGCCTTCACCCGCACGATGCCGTCGGCGCGCGCCTGGCGCGACGAGGTGCTCGCGGTCCTGCGCCGCGCCCACGGCGTCCCCGACCCCGTCCCCGCACTTCAGGACACCTGAGCCGTCCGGGAGCCTCCCATGCTGCGCATCCTCGGCCACCGGCTGCTGCTCTCGATCCCGCTGCTGATCTTCGTCACCGCCCTGACCTTCTTCCTCGTGTCGCTCACCCCCGGCGACCCGGCCGTCGTGATCCTCGGCCAGAACCGCGCCCCCGAGGAATACCAGCGGCTGCGCGAGCAGCTCGGCCTGCTCCAGCCGGTCCCGGTCCAGTACGCCCAGTGGGTCAGCACCCTCGCGCACGGCAGCCTCGGCACCTCCATCTTCAACAACGAGTCGGTCATCGCCAAACTCAACGCCCGCCTCGGCGTCACGTTGTCCCTGGTGCTGCTGACCGCGCTGGTCTCGAGCGTGATCGGCGTCACGCTGGGCATCGCCAGCGCCCTCAAGCGCGGCGCCCTCGCCCGCAGCGTCGACGTGCTGTCGCTGCTCGGCATCGTCCTGCCCAACTTCTGGGTCGCGCTGGTGCTCGTGGCCATCT encodes:
- a CDS encoding SDR family NAD(P)-dependent oxidoreductase, with the translated sequence MNIDLTGRKAIVTGSTAGIGRATAEGLARAGASVVINGRSAERVNAVVQEMQLAFPGRDISGVVANLTTAEGAEALFAQAPDADILVNNVGNAYMRDYQGIEDIARIPDEDWLSLFQLNVMSGVRASRHYLPRMVARGWGRVVFVSSESAVNIPKELLDYGVTKTAQLAVSRGLAEAVAGSGVTVNAVLPGPTRSEALGSLMAQQAEAQGTTQEEAEQAFLKALRPTSLIQRFATPDEIANMIVYVSSDQASATTGAALRVDGGVVRYVA
- a CDS encoding ABC transporter substrate-binding protein, translated to MNTPKRTPRPAPAAPLLTLALLLSAPAASAATPPGGTLTVAISAAPASLDPSSGEASNEYYYTPAYDSLIKFDYDAKYKPGLATAWSWVGKDFKVLDLTLRPGVKFSDGSTFDAKAVKSWLDLQMKNKSPVAVNLGTKSVQVTGPLKVRLTMTDPNPLALLFLSRTWLSGVIPCPKASANPALLKAATCGTGPYVLDAKQTVTGDTYTYVPNPNYWDPAKVQWNKLVLKVVTNPQAALDAVRAGQAQVAWPAQASLIQSAVGAGLKSAGVPQNILGLDFLDKSGKIVPALKDVRVRQALNYALDRKALATALGGGQGDPISTQFLKGADGYDASLDNAYPYDVAKAKQLLTAAGYPQGFELTILSTPIAGLDTLVQAIVGYWQAIGVKAKIDNKTQGSDFFAGLTSGKYAVSAAALGATNPTLLAWNCCFHPGAVWNPDKTPVPQFEALIDKLRVTDPSKAAPIAKQINSFMTKNAWFVPVYSGKLNYVYDPKKVTLATPSGAQPVIDILDVRPVK
- a CDS encoding Rrf2 family transcriptional regulator produces the protein MRSQYAVAIHILSMIALNPQRTFSSEDLASSVGTHAVVIRSIVKLLRAAGLVETHQGVAGIHLTHKPEELTLLQVYRAVDAPESVFRLHERPNPQCSVGGNILDTLGSVFGGAQEVLDDYLAKVTLADVMSDLARRIG
- a CDS encoding LacI family DNA-binding transcriptional regulator, with the protein product MSRARTPVKPATIKDVARVAGVSFSTVSRVVNNSKPVDEPTRLRVMQAIEELRYVPNTLARGLQTRQSRCLGVMLPEIGSSGAAQILEGAESYAREAGYTLLLMTTAADTSREIECFSIMRQQQIDGVLWAAATYTDAHRAWREHHALPTVVFAQNFSSDGLPSVLVDNYHAAYDATDHLIGNGHRRIAMITGDLNDRAVGLDRFRGFQDALAAHGIRPDPDLVVHGDVSPHGRDTASEGSGYQAMAHLLPHRPTAVLAASDNLAIGAMQFILEQGLSIPGDVSVMGFDDLDIAAHPMLRLSTVAFDFYELGVLAARTLIDALQGAEVPAVQLYPYRLVLRDTVRRL
- a CDS encoding Type 1 glutamine amidotransferase-like domain-containing protein; this encodes MNLLLTSAGIKNPTIHDALVELLGKPIRDANALCIPTAGYGHPQTNPSHAWRFISGQEPRCPMTELGWNSVGVLELTALPSIDRARWVPWVQQTDVLLVNGGDAMYLHHWIRESGLAELFPSLRETVWVGLSAGSMVMTPRIGEDFVNWTPPSGSDETLGLVDFSIFPHLDHPDLPWNTLHNAERWAAGLSGPAYAIDDETAIKVTDGKVEVVSEGHWKLLRS
- a CDS encoding alpha/beta hydrolase, whose protein sequence is MPIDPFLEPLLPQFTEQPEITDHPAWRAEVNRQSDLLFDTMGEPGPAVRERQAFTLPVDGGHIEVYVYQPFEPGPHPAHLFLHGGGWSQGTIHGRFIDAACRERCIGARCVVVSVEYRKAPEHQYPTGLNDAAAALHWLVEHAGALGVDPSRITVGGQSAGANLAAALTLKLRDEGGPALTFQLLEVPALDLTFRQPSCHTLGEGYGLTFHTLELCRRDYLTAEALASEPYVSPLLADDLTRLPAAHIMIAEYDPLRDDGTAYAERLRQAGVPVTLTLGEGHIHGSSAFTRTMPSARAWRDEVLAVLRRAHGVPDPVPALQDT
- the map gene encoding type I methionyl aminopeptidase, with amino-acid sequence MTINTETDLQGMQRAGRVVAETLRTLKAAIRPGVTPAELDALAGTVFKHHGARSAPRMTYDAPVNVFISVNDDIVHGLPTARPLAAGDVVSIDVTPFVDGYIADAAVTVAVPPASPVVMRLIECTEAAFQAGMTAATAGQPVHAIGRAVEQEVRRRGFTVLRELFGHGVGRAIHEEPNVPNYFRPEDRKRLHEGLVIAVEPMVSTGRSPRVRTRRDGWTLSTTDGGLAAHFEHTVMITREKPLILTA